In the Mycolicibacter sp. MU0102 genome, one interval contains:
- a CDS encoding amidohydrolase family protein yields MTVTATERKPAAERIAVRCVDSDVHPVPRRGDLVQYLPEPWRSKYFLPRRVGEQIYYDAPDYAHAYAMRVDAFPADGEFPGSDPELAFKQLIMEAGADYAILEPAAYPARFPEAQQAMSSALNDWQANHWLDAKNNWHERWRGSICAAIEDPAGAVAEIEKWAGHPYMAQILIKAEPRPAWGDPKYDPIWAAATKHDITVSCHLSRSHHEELPMPPVGMPSYNHDFMVTYSLLAANQVMSLVFDGVFDRHPNLRIVLVEHAFTWILPLMWRMDAIYAARKSWVDIKRKPSEYVKDHIKFTTQPLDYPEDKTELARALEWMECEKILLYSSDYPHWTFDDPRWLVKHLPKAAREAVMFKNGLQTYHLPDTVPALEGQVRVF; encoded by the coding sequence ATGACCGTGACAGCTACCGAGCGCAAGCCCGCCGCCGAACGAATCGCCGTGCGATGCGTGGATTCGGACGTTCATCCCGTGCCCCGGCGCGGCGATCTGGTGCAGTATCTGCCCGAACCCTGGCGCAGCAAATACTTTCTGCCCCGCCGGGTCGGCGAACAGATCTACTACGACGCCCCCGACTACGCACACGCCTATGCCATGCGCGTTGACGCGTTCCCGGCCGACGGCGAATTCCCGGGAAGCGACCCGGAGTTGGCGTTCAAACAGCTGATCATGGAAGCGGGCGCCGACTACGCGATACTCGAGCCCGCCGCCTACCCGGCCCGCTTTCCCGAAGCACAGCAGGCGATGTCGTCCGCGCTCAACGACTGGCAGGCCAACCACTGGCTCGACGCCAAGAACAATTGGCATGAGCGCTGGCGCGGCTCGATCTGCGCCGCGATCGAGGACCCGGCCGGCGCGGTCGCCGAGATCGAGAAGTGGGCCGGCCACCCCTACATGGCGCAGATCCTGATCAAAGCGGAACCCCGGCCCGCGTGGGGCGACCCCAAGTACGACCCGATCTGGGCGGCGGCCACCAAGCACGACATCACCGTGAGCTGCCATCTGTCCCGCAGCCATCACGAAGAACTGCCGATGCCGCCGGTGGGAATGCCCAGCTACAACCACGACTTCATGGTCACCTACTCGCTGCTGGCGGCGAACCAGGTGATGAGCCTGGTGTTCGACGGGGTCTTCGACCGGCACCCGAACCTGCGCATCGTGCTCGTTGAACACGCCTTCACCTGGATCCTGCCGCTGATGTGGCGGATGGACGCCATCTATGCGGCCCGCAAGTCATGGGTGGACATCAAGCGCAAGCCGAGTGAGTACGTCAAGGACCACATCAAATTCACCACGCAGCCATTGGACTACCCCGAGGACAAGACCGAACTCGCGCGGGCCCTGGAATGGATGGAGTGCGAGAAGATCCTGCTCTATTCCTCGGACTACCCGCACTGGACCTTCGACGACCCGCGCTGGCTGGTCAAACACCTACCCAAGGCGGCCAGGGAAGCGGTGATGTTCAAAAACGGATTGCAGACCTACCACCTGCCCGACACGGTCCCGGCCCTCGAGGGACAGGTGCGGGTGTTCTAG
- a CDS encoding Rieske (2Fe-2S) protein — MSHDEQRPRLAQGREHIVATIDEIPSGTHKLVPIGHHGVGVYNINGTFYAIANFCPHQGGPLCSGRLRGRTVVDEESPGDAAMVRDLEYIHCPWHQWGFELATGTTAVKPEWSIRTYPVRVVGNDVLVQA; from the coding sequence ATGAGTCACGACGAGCAGCGGCCCCGGCTGGCCCAGGGCCGCGAGCACATTGTTGCCACGATCGATGAAATCCCTTCCGGCACGCACAAGCTCGTGCCAATCGGGCATCACGGAGTCGGCGTGTACAACATCAATGGAACGTTCTATGCGATCGCGAACTTCTGCCCGCATCAGGGGGGTCCGCTGTGCTCTGGCCGACTGCGCGGGCGCACCGTCGTCGACGAGGAGAGCCCGGGCGACGCCGCCATGGTCCGTGACCTCGAATACATCCACTGCCCCTGGCATCAGTGGGGTTTCGAACTCGCCACCGGTACGACCGCAGTCAAACCGGAGTGGAGCATCCGCACCTACCCGGTGCGGGTAGTCGGCAACGACGTCCTCGTCCAGGCCTAA
- a CDS encoding amidohydrolase family protein — MIEHPDGTRTPVIDASVHVFAASNSDLRSFMREPFKSRGFPDYEMDWYGAPGGEYAPGTDGPQRQYPGSDPEVVAQHLFTERGVDVAVLHPMTRGVMPDRHLGSAIAAAHNEILVSRWLDHPEHGERFRGTIRVNPDDIAGALREIERWKSHPRVVQIGVPLQSRELFGKPQFWPLWEAAIDAGLPVVAHIEVGSGISASPTPSGVPRTYEQYVSFMACNYLYHLMNMIAEGVFERMPALKFVWADGAADLLTPLIWRMDTFGRPHLEQTPWAPKMPSDYLPGHVYFVQGAMDGPGDTDFAGEWFGFTGKDDMVMYGSSYPHWQRNELTVPRAFSAEQRDKLCWRNAAGLYGIEVPAVPAVAGAH, encoded by the coding sequence ATGATCGAGCACCCGGACGGCACGCGCACGCCCGTCATCGACGCCAGCGTGCACGTCTTTGCGGCATCCAACTCCGACCTACGCAGCTTCATGCGGGAACCGTTCAAGAGCCGGGGCTTCCCCGACTACGAGATGGACTGGTACGGCGCGCCGGGCGGCGAGTACGCGCCCGGCACCGACGGCCCGCAGCGCCAGTACCCGGGGTCGGACCCCGAGGTGGTCGCCCAACACCTGTTCACCGAACGCGGAGTCGACGTAGCCGTGTTGCACCCGATGACCCGCGGCGTCATGCCGGACCGGCATCTGGGATCAGCGATCGCCGCGGCGCACAACGAGATCCTGGTGTCACGCTGGCTGGACCACCCTGAGCACGGCGAGCGCTTCCGGGGCACCATCCGAGTCAATCCGGACGATATCGCCGGCGCGCTGCGCGAGATCGAGCGATGGAAGAGCCACCCCCGCGTCGTGCAGATCGGCGTACCACTGCAATCCCGGGAGCTCTTCGGCAAACCGCAGTTCTGGCCGCTGTGGGAAGCAGCCATCGACGCCGGCCTCCCGGTCGTGGCGCACATCGAGGTGGGTTCAGGCATCTCCGCCTCGCCAACACCGTCCGGCGTTCCCCGCACCTACGAGCAGTACGTCAGCTTCATGGCATGCAATTACCTGTACCACCTGATGAACATGATCGCCGAGGGCGTTTTCGAGCGGATGCCGGCGTTGAAGTTCGTCTGGGCCGACGGCGCCGCGGATCTGCTGACGCCGCTTATCTGGCGGATGGACACCTTCGGGCGACCACACCTAGAGCAGACGCCGTGGGCGCCGAAGATGCCGAGTGACTACCTGCCCGGCCACGTCTACTTCGTGCAGGGCGCCATGGATGGCCCCGGGGACACCGATTTCGCCGGTGAATGGTTCGGCTTCACCGGCAAAGACGACATGGTGATGTACGGGTCCAGCTATCCGCACTGGCAGCGCAACGAACTGACCGTTCCGCGCGCGTTCAGCGCCGAACAACGCGACAAGCTGTGCTGGCGCAACGCCGCTGGCCTCTACGGCATAGAAGTCCCTGCCGTACCGGCCGTCGCGGGCGCACACTAG
- a CDS encoding ferredoxin, giving the protein MKVSVDGQRCQGHTLCAMIAPDSFVLNDIDGTSSPVSEVVPADQQDAVREAAHSCPEQAILIEE; this is encoded by the coding sequence ATGAAGGTTTCCGTTGACGGACAGCGATGCCAGGGCCACACGCTGTGCGCGATGATCGCGCCCGATTCCTTCGTGCTCAACGACATTGACGGCACCTCTTCGCCGGTATCCGAAGTGGTTCCAGCCGATCAGCAGGACGCCGTGCGCGAGGCCGCACACTCCTGCCCCGAACAAGCCATTCTCATCGAGGAATGA
- a CDS encoding cytochrome P450 has translation MSVNDSLAATGQDDAADERKKNTFYFDRHTPEYRDQFEEITNEMQAKCPMAWSPTYNGHWVAADSKHVFELARCPVVSNHHDISGETPFQGITIPKASRATVVRGGILEMDEPEHSAYRGALNPYLSPAAIKRWVPFVDEITRAALDEHIESGQIDFVEHLANVVPAVFTLAMMGIELKKWNVYSEPTHASVYTPEHSPDREKINEQHREMGIDIINNMMEIRDNPRPGLVNALMQFRIDGEPAPDIEILGNLGLVIGGGFDTTTALTAHALEWLGQNPSERTRLSQERATLLDPATEEFLRFFTPAPGDGRTFAEDVEVEGQQFKQYERLWLSWAMANRDPAVFEDPNRIIMDRKGNRHFSFGLGVHRCIGSNVARTVFKSMLTAVLDRMPDYQCDSEGAVHYDTIGVIQGMRNLPATFTPGKRLGPGLDETLEKLQRICDEQGCARPITELKEQVVID, from the coding sequence TTGAGCGTCAACGATTCCCTGGCCGCGACCGGCCAAGACGATGCAGCCGACGAGCGGAAGAAGAACACCTTCTACTTCGACCGGCACACCCCGGAGTACCGCGATCAGTTCGAAGAGATCACCAACGAGATGCAGGCCAAGTGCCCGATGGCGTGGAGTCCCACCTACAACGGGCACTGGGTGGCGGCCGACAGCAAGCACGTCTTCGAACTGGCCCGCTGTCCCGTCGTCTCCAACCATCACGACATCAGCGGCGAAACACCCTTCCAAGGCATCACGATCCCCAAGGCCAGCCGCGCGACCGTCGTGCGCGGCGGCATCCTGGAGATGGATGAGCCCGAGCACAGCGCCTACCGCGGCGCGCTGAATCCGTACCTGTCCCCCGCCGCGATCAAGCGGTGGGTGCCATTCGTCGACGAGATCACCCGCGCCGCACTCGATGAGCACATCGAGTCGGGCCAAATCGACTTTGTCGAGCATCTGGCCAACGTGGTTCCCGCGGTGTTCACCCTCGCGATGATGGGCATCGAGCTCAAGAAGTGGAACGTCTACAGCGAGCCCACCCACGCCTCGGTGTACACCCCGGAGCACTCGCCCGATCGCGAGAAGATCAACGAGCAGCATCGCGAAATGGGTATCGACATCATCAACAACATGATGGAGATCCGGGACAACCCGCGTCCCGGCCTGGTCAACGCGCTGATGCAATTCCGCATCGACGGTGAGCCCGCTCCCGATATCGAGATCCTGGGCAACCTGGGCTTGGTCATCGGTGGCGGCTTCGACACCACCACGGCGCTGACCGCACACGCGCTGGAATGGCTCGGCCAGAACCCGTCCGAGCGCACCCGGCTCAGCCAGGAGCGCGCAACGCTGCTGGATCCGGCGACCGAGGAGTTCCTGCGGTTCTTCACCCCCGCGCCGGGCGACGGCCGGACGTTCGCCGAGGACGTCGAGGTCGAGGGGCAGCAGTTCAAGCAGTACGAGAGGCTGTGGCTGTCGTGGGCGATGGCCAACCGCGACCCGGCGGTCTTCGAGGATCCGAACCGGATCATCATGGATCGTAAAGGCAACCGGCACTTCAGTTTCGGCCTGGGAGTGCACCGCTGCATCGGGTCCAACGTGGCGCGCACGGTTTTCAAGTCGATGCTGACCGCGGTGCTCGACCGGATGCCCGACTATCAGTGCGACTCCGAGGGGGCGGTGCACTACGACACCATCGGTGTCATCCAGGGCATGCGGAACCTGCCGGCGACCTTCACCCCGGGTAAGCGGCTCGGGCCGGGGTTGGACGAGACCCTGGAGAAGCTGCAGCGGATCTGCGACGAGCAGGGGTGCGCGCGTCCGATCACCGAACTCAAAGAACAGGTCGTCATCGACTGA
- a CDS encoding thiolase C-terminal domain-containing protein, which translates to MSAPGRPLPAVTPENEFFWTAGADGVLRLQKCLDCAALIHPPQPVCRYCRSMNMGVRDVSGRATLAGFTINHRFSFPGLPAPYVVAQVAINEDPRVRLTTNIIDCDPDQLELGQQVEVAFENIEDVWLPLFRLAPAGAEDSASKPLPDDEIAPEDYAQYVRPMVTAEKFEDKVALTGVGASRMGRRLMAAPLALTVEACQAAVADAGLTFEDIDGLSTYPSLDVAGMGEGGVSALEGAMGFRPTWINGGMDTFGPGGSVIAAMMAVATGLARHVLCFRTVWESTFSELLKVGKASPPGGRRTNSWQIPFGATSAAHTLALNAQRHFHRYGTTRETLGWIALNQRANAALNPTAIYRDPMSMDDYLSARMITTPFGLYDCDVPCDGAVAVIVSALDAARDLAKPPIRVEAVGTQIIERTDWDQSTLTHEPQVLGQSAHLWSRTSLRPADVDVAELYDGFTFNCLSWIEALGFCGIGEAKSFLDGGVNIARDGVLPLNTHGGQLSHGRTHGMGLIHEAVTQLRGEAGERQVPGARVAVASSGGLTPSGVILLRTDS; encoded by the coding sequence GTGAGCGCACCTGGGCGCCCGCTTCCCGCGGTCACCCCCGAGAACGAATTCTTTTGGACCGCTGGCGCTGACGGCGTGCTCCGGCTGCAGAAATGTCTCGACTGCGCCGCACTGATCCATCCGCCACAACCGGTGTGCCGGTATTGCCGCAGCATGAACATGGGTGTACGAGACGTGTCTGGGCGGGCCACGCTGGCGGGGTTCACCATCAACCACCGATTCAGCTTTCCCGGTCTGCCGGCGCCCTATGTGGTGGCCCAAGTAGCGATCAACGAAGACCCACGAGTTCGACTGACCACCAACATCATCGACTGCGACCCCGATCAACTCGAGCTGGGCCAGCAAGTAGAGGTGGCGTTCGAGAACATCGAGGACGTCTGGCTACCGCTGTTTCGACTAGCACCGGCCGGTGCGGAAGACTCAGCGTCCAAGCCGCTTCCCGACGACGAGATAGCGCCCGAGGACTACGCACAGTATGTGCGCCCGATGGTGACCGCCGAGAAGTTCGAGGACAAGGTGGCGCTCACCGGGGTCGGGGCTTCACGGATGGGCCGTCGGCTCATGGCTGCGCCACTGGCTCTGACCGTGGAGGCATGCCAGGCGGCTGTCGCCGACGCAGGGTTGACCTTCGAGGACATCGACGGACTCTCAACGTATCCGAGCTTAGACGTCGCGGGCATGGGTGAAGGCGGGGTCTCGGCGCTGGAGGGCGCGATGGGGTTCCGCCCGACCTGGATCAACGGCGGCATGGACACCTTCGGTCCGGGCGGCTCTGTCATCGCCGCGATGATGGCCGTGGCCACCGGGCTGGCCCGCCACGTGTTGTGTTTCCGAACCGTGTGGGAATCGACATTCAGCGAGCTGTTGAAGGTCGGCAAAGCCTCACCACCCGGCGGACGGCGCACGAACAGCTGGCAGATTCCGTTCGGCGCCACCTCGGCGGCACACACACTGGCACTCAATGCGCAGCGGCATTTCCACCGCTATGGCACCACCCGCGAGACACTCGGCTGGATCGCGTTGAACCAGCGGGCCAATGCCGCACTCAACCCGACCGCGATCTACCGCGACCCGATGAGCATGGACGACTACCTGTCCGCGCGGATGATCACGACCCCGTTCGGCCTCTACGACTGCGACGTCCCGTGCGATGGCGCGGTCGCGGTGATCGTGTCGGCCCTCGACGCGGCACGCGATCTGGCCAAGCCGCCGATCCGGGTCGAGGCGGTCGGCACCCAGATCATCGAGCGAACCGACTGGGACCAGAGCACGCTGACCCACGAGCCGCAGGTCCTCGGCCAGTCCGCGCACCTGTGGTCGCGGACGTCGTTACGGCCGGCGGATGTCGACGTTGCCGAACTCTACGACGGGTTCACCTTCAACTGCCTGTCTTGGATTGAGGCACTGGGCTTTTGCGGCATCGGCGAAGCTAAGAGCTTTTTGGACGGCGGGGTCAACATCGCGCGCGACGGGGTGCTGCCGCTGAACACCCACGGTGGTCAGCTCTCGCACGGCCGCACGCATGGCATGGGACTGATCCACGAGGCCGTCACCCAGCTGCGCGGTGAGGCCGGTGAACGCCAGGTTCCCGGCGCCAGGGTCGCGGTGGCGAGCAGCGGCGGACTGACACCGAGTGGGGTCATATTGCTGCGGACCGACTCGTGA
- a CDS encoding acyl-CoA dehydrogenase family protein, which yields MLLEFDEDQRLWQGTVRDVVGKQCSPSLVRSVVEGAVGEAEPLVDSLWKVYVDLGWTELHEPETAVELAIVLEELGRATDPTPFLATMTQFAPLAGEHHNPDGSTGAAVFSGVTAHRNAGGWVLAGTALHVLDGDRADRLAVVTAAGVFLVDAGAVTTRKSAVFDPTLHVSDVSFAGVEVPDSARVRVDVERARHVALSGMAMTTVGACQRILDLALEHVRSRQQFGVPIGSFQAVQHKAADMHVAIERARALAYFAALTIAVDDPRRRMASAMAKAAAGECQSVVFRHGLQLFGAMGFTWENDLQFALKRAKAGELMLGGAAQHRAAIAEEYLAARI from the coding sequence ATGCTCTTGGAGTTCGACGAAGATCAGCGACTGTGGCAGGGCACGGTTCGCGATGTAGTGGGTAAACAGTGTTCGCCCTCGCTGGTGCGCAGTGTCGTAGAAGGAGCAGTGGGGGAGGCCGAGCCCCTGGTCGACTCTCTCTGGAAGGTCTATGTCGACCTGGGCTGGACCGAGTTGCATGAGCCGGAAACCGCGGTAGAGCTGGCGATCGTCCTCGAAGAACTGGGCCGCGCGACTGATCCCACGCCGTTCCTGGCAACCATGACCCAGTTCGCGCCGCTGGCCGGTGAACACCACAACCCGGACGGTTCCACTGGCGCAGCGGTCTTCAGCGGGGTGACCGCGCACCGCAACGCCGGGGGCTGGGTGCTGGCGGGAACCGCCCTGCACGTCCTGGACGGCGATCGCGCCGATCGGCTGGCGGTGGTCACCGCGGCGGGCGTGTTCTTGGTCGACGCCGGTGCGGTGACGACGCGCAAGTCGGCCGTCTTCGATCCGACGCTACATGTGAGCGACGTGTCCTTCGCCGGAGTCGAGGTGCCCGACAGCGCCCGGGTCCGCGTCGATGTCGAACGGGCCCGCCACGTCGCGCTCAGCGGAATGGCGATGACGACGGTCGGCGCCTGCCAACGCATTCTCGACCTGGCGTTGGAGCATGTCCGCAGCCGGCAACAGTTCGGGGTGCCGATCGGCTCCTTCCAGGCCGTCCAGCACAAGGCCGCCGACATGCATGTGGCGATCGAACGCGCCCGGGCGCTGGCCTATTTCGCCGCGCTGACGATCGCCGTCGATGACCCGCGGCGGCGGATGGCCTCCGCCATGGCCAAGGCTGCCGCCGGGGAATGCCAGTCGGTGGTCTTCCGGCACGGGCTGCAACTGTTCGGTGCGATGGGATTCACCTGGGAGAACGACCTGCAGTTCGCGCTCAAGCGAGCCAAAGCAGGCGAGCTGATGTTAGGTGGTGCCGCGCAGCACCGGGCCGCGATCGCCGAGGAATACCTTGCAGCTCGCATTTGA
- a CDS encoding alpha/beta fold hydrolase → MASIEVNAGNVVYEILGTAGDLIVLTPGGRFSKEIPGLRPLAEALVEGGYRVLLWDRPNCGASDVQFYGQSESHMRAETLHGLLTALETGPVILAGGSGGARDSILTTMLYPELVTKLALWNIVGGIYGTFVLGSYYVVPSILAARGGGPAALLGVREWQERIEENPNNKQRLLDLDGDAFLKVMLRWLNAFVSKPGQTIPGVDDEMFDRIRVPTLIIRGGENDWDHPKRTSLEVNCLIKGSELIDPPWPEDAWERAAEDRASGKVSHFNMFDTWVQAAPAILEFLGR, encoded by the coding sequence GTGGCCTCTATCGAAGTCAACGCCGGCAACGTTGTCTACGAAATCCTCGGCACCGCCGGTGATCTGATCGTCTTGACACCCGGTGGCCGGTTCTCCAAGGAGATCCCCGGGCTACGCCCGCTCGCCGAAGCACTCGTCGAGGGCGGCTACCGGGTGCTGCTGTGGGACCGTCCTAACTGCGGCGCGTCCGACGTGCAGTTCTACGGCCAGTCCGAATCGCACATGCGCGCCGAGACGCTGCATGGACTGCTCACCGCCTTGGAGACCGGGCCGGTCATCCTGGCCGGCGGCTCAGGCGGCGCGCGAGACTCGATCCTGACCACCATGCTTTATCCGGAGTTGGTCACCAAGCTGGCGCTGTGGAACATCGTGGGTGGCATCTACGGCACCTTCGTACTGGGGTCCTACTACGTGGTGCCCAGCATCCTGGCCGCGCGCGGCGGCGGGCCGGCGGCCCTGCTGGGCGTCCGCGAGTGGCAGGAGCGGATCGAGGAGAATCCGAACAACAAGCAACGACTGCTGGACCTGGACGGGGACGCGTTCCTCAAGGTGATGCTGCGCTGGCTCAACGCATTCGTCTCCAAACCGGGCCAGACGATTCCCGGCGTGGACGACGAGATGTTCGACCGAATCAGGGTTCCCACGCTGATCATCCGCGGCGGCGAGAACGACTGGGATCACCCCAAGCGCACCTCACTGGAGGTCAACTGCCTGATCAAGGGATCCGAGCTGATCGACCCACCGTGGCCCGAAGATGCCTGGGAGCGGGCCGCTGAAGATCGGGCATCAGGAAAAGTCAGTCACTTCAACATGTTCGACACCTGGGTGCAGGCCGCCCCGGCGATCCTGGAATTCCTGGGCCGCTGA
- a CDS encoding NADH-ubiquinone oxidoreductase-F iron-sulfur binding region domain-containing protein produces the protein MTTNSTVTPDAKTITVAAWPSCPPRLLRMQSSAEDAAEYLAGGGYQPLPDPDQFLAEVESSGLLGRGGAAFPLGVKLRSVRDGGRRGRDTVVVANGEEGEPASVKDRWLLRNRPHLVLDGLRLAAATVAASRAYVYVSDAWAARSIENALTEIGPEVLGGLSIRVFVVEAGYVAGEETAAVRAINGGPAKPTDKPPRPYQQGIGALPTLVSNVETLANLPYLQRHGADTFRADGTALSPGTFLATVSGGGRPPVLYELPHGVTIAELLSTHGIAAEQVRGVLMGGYFAGLLNREALAATLDHESLRASGSGLGCGAISVLTDDCPVAVAAAVLAYFGRENAGQCGSCFNGTVAMAAVAEALRDGVATAEDVQRLQRWAGVLPGRGACGTLDGATNVAASLLTRFPDLVTRHLDGACDACRGGAFHAMRPYEVEEATA, from the coding sequence ATGACGACCAACAGCACGGTGACCCCGGACGCCAAAACGATCACCGTGGCCGCCTGGCCGAGCTGCCCGCCGCGGCTGCTTCGCATGCAATCCAGCGCCGAAGACGCAGCGGAATACCTGGCCGGCGGCGGCTATCAACCGTTGCCGGACCCGGACCAGTTTCTCGCCGAGGTGGAAAGCAGCGGATTGCTCGGCCGCGGCGGCGCGGCGTTCCCGCTCGGAGTCAAGCTGCGTTCGGTGCGCGACGGGGGCCGCCGCGGGCGCGACACCGTGGTGGTGGCCAATGGCGAAGAGGGCGAACCAGCTTCGGTCAAGGACCGGTGGCTGCTGCGCAACCGCCCGCATCTGGTGCTGGACGGATTGCGGCTGGCCGCCGCGACGGTGGCGGCAAGTCGCGCCTACGTCTACGTCTCCGATGCATGGGCAGCCCGTAGCATCGAGAACGCACTGACCGAAATCGGCCCGGAAGTCCTTGGCGGACTGTCGATCAGGGTTTTCGTTGTCGAGGCGGGCTACGTGGCCGGCGAGGAGACTGCGGCGGTGCGGGCCATCAACGGCGGCCCGGCCAAACCGACGGACAAACCACCCCGCCCCTACCAGCAGGGAATCGGTGCGCTCCCGACCCTGGTCTCCAATGTCGAGACGCTGGCGAATCTGCCTTATCTGCAACGGCATGGCGCAGACACATTTCGCGCGGACGGGACTGCGTTGTCGCCGGGTACCTTCTTGGCCACGGTCAGCGGCGGCGGGCGACCTCCCGTGCTCTACGAGCTACCGCATGGCGTGACGATCGCCGAGCTGCTCAGCACGCACGGGATTGCGGCCGAGCAGGTCCGTGGCGTCCTGATGGGTGGCTACTTCGCCGGCCTGCTCAACCGCGAAGCGCTGGCGGCCACCCTCGACCACGAGTCGCTGCGCGCAAGCGGCAGCGGCCTGGGCTGCGGGGCGATCTCCGTTCTCACCGACGACTGCCCTGTCGCTGTGGCGGCAGCGGTGTTGGCCTATTTCGGCAGGGAGAACGCCGGGCAGTGTGGGTCGTGCTTCAACGGCACCGTGGCTATGGCCGCAGTCGCCGAAGCCCTGCGGGATGGCGTCGCGACCGCCGAAGACGTGCAGCGGCTGCAACGGTGGGCCGGTGTGCTGCCCGGGCGAGGCGCCTGCGGCACACTGGACGGCGCCACCAATGTTGCTGCCAGCCTGCTGACCCGGTTTCCGGACTTGGTAACGCGCCACCTCGACGGCGCCTGCGACGCCTGCCGTGGCGGTGCCTTCCACGCGATGCGTCCCTACGAGGTCGAGGAGGCGACGGCATGA
- a CDS encoding acyl-CoA dehydrogenase family protein — MQLAFDPEVEEFRAEFAAFLDANLPPEADTMERPRSVSHMPQWARRWQRLLFDNGWFLPGNPPEFGGRNATLLQQFVHLEELCRRRIYHSFNPQGVNIIAASLLSFGSAEQKQRWAVPILRAEITASLGMSEPSAGSDLASLRTRAVRDGLEGDAFIVNGQKVWTSGAHDADVLLTFVRTDPDAPKHKGISVLVIPTDTPGVVRRPFPTICGIDDQDFNEVFFTDVRVPAENLVGPLHGGWRVANGSLGHERTMMWLGFADRLDNIIADFHPEGALERDRFATAVMDYQALRLLGSAALARAARGEEDVAALSVLKLLGSEAEMFASGHALDAAGVDGLVHPANSGQYAPMNLDSYFASWFERHARSFSGTIAGGTSEIHRNIIAQQGLGLPRG, encoded by the coding sequence TTGCAGCTCGCATTTGATCCCGAGGTCGAGGAATTCCGCGCCGAGTTCGCGGCATTCCTCGACGCCAACCTGCCCCCCGAGGCCGACACCATGGAGCGGCCACGTTCGGTGTCGCACATGCCGCAGTGGGCGCGCCGTTGGCAGCGACTGCTGTTCGACAACGGCTGGTTCTTGCCCGGCAATCCGCCGGAGTTCGGTGGCCGCAACGCCACCCTGCTGCAACAGTTCGTGCACCTAGAGGAGCTGTGCCGGCGACGCATTTATCACAGCTTTAATCCGCAGGGTGTGAATATCATTGCGGCATCTCTGCTTTCGTTCGGCAGTGCTGAGCAGAAGCAACGCTGGGCGGTGCCGATTCTGCGCGCTGAGATCACCGCCTCGCTGGGCATGAGCGAGCCGAGCGCGGGATCGGACCTGGCCTCATTGCGGACCAGGGCGGTACGAGACGGCTTAGAAGGGGATGCCTTCATCGTCAACGGCCAGAAGGTGTGGACCTCGGGGGCGCATGACGCCGACGTGCTGCTGACCTTCGTTCGCACCGATCCCGATGCGCCCAAACACAAGGGCATCAGTGTGCTGGTCATCCCGACCGACACCCCGGGAGTGGTGCGCCGTCCGTTCCCCACCATCTGCGGGATCGACGACCAAGACTTCAACGAGGTCTTCTTCACCGATGTGCGGGTGCCGGCGGAGAACCTGGTCGGTCCGCTGCACGGTGGCTGGCGGGTGGCCAACGGATCCCTGGGCCACGAACGCACCATGATGTGGCTGGGTTTCGCCGACCGGCTGGACAACATCATCGCCGACTTCCATCCCGAGGGCGCACTCGAACGTGACCGGTTTGCCACGGCGGTCATGGACTACCAGGCGCTGCGCCTGCTGGGGTCGGCAGCGCTGGCGCGCGCGGCGCGCGGCGAGGAGGACGTGGCCGCACTGTCGGTGCTCAAGTTGCTCGGCTCCGAGGCCGAGATGTTCGCCTCCGGTCACGCGCTGGATGCCGCCGGGGTGGACGGCCTTGTGCACCCAGCGAATTCGGGACAGTATGCGCCGATGAACCTCGACAGCTATTTCGCCAGCTGGTTCGAGCGCCATGCCCGCAGCTTCTCCGGAACCATCGCCGGGGGCACTTCGGAGATTCACCGCAACATCATCGCTCAGCAGGGGCTGGGCTTGCCCCGCGGCTGA